One window of Flavobacterium dauae genomic DNA carries:
- the lpxD gene encoding UDP-3-O-(3-hydroxymyristoyl)glucosamine N-acyltransferase produces MKSYSIFEINDILKGIIIGTTSQNITATEELTRAKQSHISFIGNKKYEKLWETSAASVAVVNKDISIEPGENRAFIQVDNADLAMSQVLELFASPMPEFSVDIHPTSVIDDSAKIGNGVKIGAGCYVGPRTEIGDGTILYPNVTILDDCIIGKQTTIWSGTVVRERSKIGHQCIIHPNATIGADGFGFRPCAERGLVKIPQIGDVVIGNQVEIGANACVDRGKFSSTIIGDGCKIDNLVQIGHNSELGMFCIMAGNSGLAGSVKLGNGVIIGGSASIKDHTTIGDRAVIGAGSGVTGDVAAGKTMLGYPALEARDTLKQWAIMKRLLNESKK; encoded by the coding sequence ATGAAATCGTATTCTATTTTTGAAATTAACGACATTTTGAAGGGAATTATTATTGGAACAACTTCTCAAAATATCACAGCAACCGAAGAACTTACCCGAGCAAAACAGTCACACATTTCTTTTATAGGAAACAAGAAATACGAAAAACTGTGGGAAACGTCGGCAGCAAGTGTAGCTGTTGTAAATAAAGATATTTCTATTGAACCGGGCGAAAACCGAGCGTTCATTCAAGTTGATAATGCCGATTTGGCTATGAGTCAGGTTTTAGAATTATTTGCTTCGCCAATGCCCGAATTTTCTGTTGATATTCACCCAACTTCGGTAATTGATGATTCTGCAAAAATTGGGAATGGAGTAAAAATAGGAGCTGGTTGTTATGTTGGTCCACGTACCGAAATTGGCGACGGAACTATTCTGTACCCAAACGTAACCATTTTGGACGATTGTATTATTGGCAAGCAAACCACCATTTGGTCGGGAACCGTAGTGCGCGAACGCAGTAAAATTGGCCATCAGTGCATCATCCATCCAAACGCAACTATTGGTGCCGATGGTTTTGGATTTCGTCCGTGTGCCGAACGTGGATTGGTAAAAATCCCGCAAATCGGTGATGTAGTTATTGGCAATCAGGTCGAAATAGGAGCAAATGCTTGTGTAGATCGCGGTAAATTCAGCTCAACCATTATTGGCGATGGCTGTAAAATAGACAACTTAGTACAAATTGGTCACAACAGCGAATTAGGTATGTTTTGTATTATGGCTGGTAACAGCGGTTTGGCAGGATCGGTTAAATTAGGTAACGGTGTAATTATTGGCGGCAGTGCATCAATTAAAGACCATACAACCATTGGCGACCGTGCCGTTATTGGTGCAGGTTCCGGTGTAACAGGTGATGTAGCTGCCGGTAAAACCATGTTGGGTTACCCAGCGTTAGAAGCCCGAGAT
- a CDS encoding Crp/Fnr family transcriptional regulator, which produces MIKIDLLLSCGATLRNVEKNEVIFEAGQFPSYYYQVVEGKVKMNNYSEDGKEFIQDIFTAGRSFGEPPLFIDEPYPANAIAITKGTVVQITKTLFYEMLRKDPEISIEINRSLARRLFYKAIMAPELSSQSPEKRLLKLLYYLKEQQINNNKEFMVELSRQQLADLTGLRVETVIRTIKQLEKQGSLKIVEGKIFLKQ; this is translated from the coding sequence ATGATTAAAATAGATTTGTTATTAAGTTGTGGTGCCACGTTACGAAACGTAGAAAAAAACGAAGTTATTTTTGAAGCCGGACAATTTCCATCGTATTACTATCAGGTGGTTGAAGGAAAAGTAAAAATGAATAATTACAGTGAAGATGGTAAAGAGTTTATACAGGATATTTTTACTGCCGGGCGTAGTTTTGGTGAGCCGCCTTTATTTATAGACGAACCTTATCCGGCAAATGCCATTGCTATAACTAAAGGTACGGTAGTACAAATTACTAAAACCCTTTTTTATGAAATGTTGCGAAAAGACCCCGAAATTTCTATAGAAATTAATCGTAGTTTGGCACGGCGTTTATTTTATAAAGCAATTATGGCACCCGAACTTTCTTCGCAAAGTCCTGAAAAACGGTTACTTAAATTGTTGTATTATTTAAAAGAACAACAAATCAATAATAACAAAGAATTTATGGTAGAATTATCGCGCCAGCAATTAGCAGATTTAACCGGCTTGCGGGTAGAAACCGTTATAAGAACCATAAAACAGCTTGAAAAACAAGGAAGCCTAAAAATTGTTGAAGGGAAGATTTTCTTAAAACAATAA
- a CDS encoding chloride channel protein — protein sequence MNNSVVTKKNFLWVKWSRVVYCAALVGITVGLITLMFKNLVEEYEHLLYNKAINFKLFFFIFPVIGLMIIHFLRMYVFNKKKNKGISEVLEAVRNDKKLPAYKVPSHFFNGFLTVVFGGSTGIEVSTVVATSALGDMASRKDPIFKKYRKEFIGSAIACGVTLLFCSPLAGLFFSYETIGKQRTKVFWITHLVSVSFATLILLLMNVNPVFNLGNHDTVIHYQAIPFFVILSLLAALYGVYMTKMVTWIKSKNFLDFNPYLQILIGGLLLGGLLFVLPQLYGDGYHAIENIIHNNRFVSVGFWFLLGALVFKPFATGFSLKLGGDGGVFAPSIFGGAIMGALIGFIVQTYFFADAQIINFIMLGVGLTVAATLHAPFTALFLTFGMFNSYELWLPLVILIFLSFFISKRIFPYTVYTLALKKN from the coding sequence ATGAACAATAGTGTAGTAACAAAGAAAAATTTTTTATGGGTAAAATGGAGTCGTGTGGTATATTGCGCGGCTTTAGTAGGAATTACGGTTGGATTAATTACCCTGATGTTTAAAAATTTGGTCGAAGAATACGAACATTTGTTGTATAATAAAGCAATAAATTTTAAGTTGTTTTTCTTTATTTTTCCGGTAATCGGATTAATGATTATTCATTTTCTTAGAATGTACGTTTTTAACAAAAAGAAAAACAAAGGAATATCCGAAGTGTTAGAAGCAGTACGTAACGATAAAAAACTACCGGCATATAAAGTACCTTCGCATTTCTTCAACGGATTTTTAACTGTGGTTTTTGGTGGTAGTACGGGTATCGAGGTTTCAACTGTGGTAGCTACTTCGGCATTGGGAGATATGGCATCGCGTAAAGACCCTATTTTTAAAAAATACCGTAAAGAATTTATCGGTTCGGCTATTGCCTGCGGAGTTACACTGCTGTTTTGTAGTCCATTGGCAGGACTGTTTTTTTCATACGAAACCATTGGTAAACAGCGAACAAAAGTTTTCTGGATTACACATTTGGTTAGTGTTAGTTTTGCAACTTTGATTCTATTGTTAATGAATGTTAACCCAGTGTTTAATTTAGGTAATCACGATACAGTAATTCATTATCAGGCAATACCGTTTTTTGTGATATTAAGCCTGTTGGCTGCGTTATATGGCGTATATATGACCAAAATGGTTACCTGGATAAAAAGTAAAAATTTCCTTGATTTTAATCCGTATTTACAAATTTTAATCGGCGGTTTGCTATTGGGTGGCTTGTTATTTGTGCTGCCACAGCTTTATGGCGATGGCTACCACGCCATAGAAAATATTATTCACAACAATCGTTTTGTGTCTGTTGGTTTTTGGTTTTTGTTAGGTGCGTTGGTTTTTAAACCATTTGCAACAGGTTTTTCTTTAAAATTAGGTGGCGATGGCGGCGTTTTTGCTCCCAGTATTTTTGGTGGGGCAATAATGGGGGCATTGATTGGTTTTATTGTACAAACTTATTTTTTTGCCGATGCACAAATAATTAATTTTATAATGTTGGGGGTTGGGTTAACTGTTGCGGCAACGTTGCACGCACCCTTTACGGCATTGTTTTTAACCTTTGGTATGTTTAATTCTTACGAATTATGGCTGCCATTGGTCATTCTAATATTCTTAAGCTTTTTTATTTCAAAAAGAATATTTCCGTACACTGTTTATACCTTAGCTTTAAAAAAGAATTAA
- the hmpA gene encoding NO-inducible flavohemoprotein: MLSDKQKEIILSTVPLLREGGVALTTHFYNRMFSHHPELKNLFNMGNQQSGKQQTALALAVLAYAENISNPAVLMPAVDLIGHKHTSLNIQPEQYNIVGTHLLASIKEVLQDLATDEVLDAWKVAYGQLAQLMIGHETKMYQDKEQTNGQWVGWKNFVVERKEKESAEITSFYLVTEDGSEAPNFIPGQFVSVKVFLPSINLTQIRQYSISCAPNKNYLRISVKRERNEKLDVNGMISNFLHDEIHEGSVLSLSAPAGNFTLQNLFSKKVFISGGIGQTPLLSMLEYLEDTSDKNELVWIHACRNAEVRAFADCIDSIAETNTQVKQHQFYDVVDETLAEKGVYKGMLDFSKIDKWQFESNAEYYICGPKPFIEKAVKELTDNKVSEEHIFYEEFGPKSI, from the coding sequence ATGTTGTCAGATAAACAAAAAGAAATTATTTTAAGCACTGTGCCTTTATTACGCGAAGGCGGCGTAGCGTTAACTACACATTTTTACAATAGAATGTTTTCACATCACCCCGAATTAAAAAATTTGTTCAATATGGGCAATCAGCAATCGGGAAAGCAACAAACAGCTTTGGCTTTGGCCGTTTTAGCCTATGCTGAAAATATTTCAAATCCGGCAGTTTTAATGCCAGCCGTTGATTTAATTGGACACAAACACACCAGTTTAAACATTCAGCCGGAACAGTACAATATTGTTGGTACACATTTATTGGCTTCTATCAAAGAAGTGCTTCAGGATTTGGCTACCGATGAGGTTTTAGATGCGTGGAAAGTAGCTTATGGTCAATTGGCACAGTTAATGATTGGTCACGAAACCAAAATGTATCAAGATAAAGAACAAACCAACGGACAGTGGGTGGGATGGAAAAATTTTGTGGTAGAACGTAAAGAAAAAGAATCCGCAGAAATTACATCTTTCTATTTGGTAACAGAAGACGGTTCCGAAGCTCCTAATTTTATTCCCGGTCAGTTTGTAAGTGTAAAGGTTTTTCTTCCCAGTATCAATTTAACACAAATTAGACAGTACAGTATCTCGTGTGCACCAAACAAGAATTATTTAAGAATATCGGTAAAACGCGAACGCAACGAAAAGTTAGATGTAAACGGAATGATCAGTAATTTTTTACACGATGAAATTCACGAAGGAAGTGTGTTGTCATTAAGTGCACCAGCAGGAAATTTTACGTTGCAGAATCTATTTTCTAAAAAAGTATTTATAAGCGGCGGTATTGGTCAAACACCATTGCTTTCTATGTTAGAATATTTAGAAGATACATCAGATAAAAATGAATTGGTTTGGATCCACGCCTGTAGAAATGCCGAAGTTCGTGCCTTTGCAGATTGTATTGATTCCATCGCAGAAACAAATACCCAGGTAAAACAGCATCAGTTTTATGATGTGGTTGATGAAACATTGGCAGAAAAAGGAGTATATAAAGGTATGTTAGATTTTTCTAAAATTGATAAATGGCAGTTTGAATCCAATGCAGAGTATTATATTTGCGGACCAAAACCTTTTATAGAAAAAGCAGTAAAAGAACTCACTGATAATAAAGTAAGCGAAGAACATATTTTTTATGAAGAATTCGGACCAAAGTCAATTTAA
- a CDS encoding DUF4870 domain-containing protein has product MDNKTVSIVSYITIIGWLIAYLVGKDKLDALSKYHLRQSLGLAIVAFIFGIVINILVAISPFLGMLGIINIAFLILMILGIINANNMQMKPLPVIGNYFEDKFSFIG; this is encoded by the coding sequence ATGGATAACAAAACCGTTTCAATCGTTTCTTACATCACTATTATTGGGTGGTTAATTGCCTATTTAGTAGGTAAAGACAAGTTAGATGCTTTGTCTAAATATCATTTGCGCCAATCATTAGGTTTAGCAATTGTAGCTTTTATTTTTGGTATAGTAATCAATATCTTAGTGGCTATTTCGCCATTTTTAGGAATGTTGGGTATCATTAACATTGCATTTCTTATCTTAATGATTTTAGGTATTATTAATGCAAATAATATGCAAATGAAACCACTACCGGTAATAGGAAACTATTTTGAAGATAAATTTTCTTTTATAGGATAA
- a CDS encoding polysaccharide biosynthesis C-terminal domain-containing protein, giving the protein MDTKFSGKQALWFTLINYFGVLIGTVSTLFIYPYDKDLLGIIRFIDGFAQILYPIMVLGASTALLNFQPKLNDLLQRKLFSYSMISIVWMIFFCAIGVSIVYWFDWLENKQYFIYGFFIAICLAYVDLFKRQATNLQKLAVPTFYEKIIPKITLPLAFVLILYYGFAETQGLIFYALSFAIMLLATGLYLFKYFKPVYTLNYKDLFQEIPKKQYYQYSLYAFSASLGSFFAFRIDSVMIPEFLSNAANGDFNIGVNLANALMIPAAGVFALYSPLISESLKKNDLSVLKIKYADVAKNLFFIGILLYGCVILGMKDFFEILPTADKLLPVLPILYILGGNVVLNMATGFNTEIIAYSKFYRFNLVAILLLAVVNIGLNYYILTQTSFGIIGVAYASFFALLVFNASKMWFIYKKFGLLPINTKYLKTIASSVLLIAVAYSLPLDVFKRFDFIVRCTFFVTAFTLLVYLTGWVPELNQNISKIKNRVFKK; this is encoded by the coding sequence ATGGATACCAAGTTTTCTGGCAAACAGGCTTTGTGGTTTACGCTGATTAATTATTTCGGCGTGCTCATTGGCACGGTGTCCACACTTTTTATTTATCCGTACGATAAAGATTTACTTGGAATTATTCGTTTTATCGATGGTTTTGCACAGATACTGTACCCCATTATGGTTTTGGGAGCATCTACGGCTTTATTGAACTTTCAACCCAAACTGAACGATTTATTACAGCGGAAATTATTTTCGTACAGCATGATTTCTATTGTTTGGATGATTTTTTTCTGTGCTATTGGTGTAAGCATTGTTTATTGGTTTGATTGGCTGGAAAATAAACAGTACTTTATTTACGGCTTTTTTATAGCGATTTGTCTGGCGTATGTTGATTTGTTTAAACGACAGGCAACCAATTTGCAAAAGCTTGCGGTACCTACTTTTTACGAAAAAATCATTCCTAAAATCACTTTGCCGTTAGCTTTTGTATTGATCTTATATTACGGTTTTGCAGAAACACAAGGATTGATTTTTTATGCCCTTTCTTTTGCAATTATGTTGCTGGCAACAGGGCTTTATCTTTTTAAATATTTTAAACCTGTTTATACTTTAAACTATAAAGATCTGTTTCAAGAAATACCCAAAAAGCAGTATTACCAATATAGTTTGTATGCTTTTTCGGCAAGTTTAGGATCTTTTTTTGCCTTTAGGATTGATTCGGTTATGATTCCGGAATTCTTATCGAATGCAGCTAACGGAGATTTTAATATTGGAGTAAATCTGGCAAATGCCTTAATGATTCCTGCGGCAGGAGTTTTTGCGTTATACAGTCCTTTGATATCCGAATCATTAAAGAAAAATGATTTATCGGTTTTAAAGATTAAGTATGCCGATGTTGCCAAAAACCTGTTTTTTATAGGGATCTTGCTATATGGCTGCGTAATTTTAGGAATGAAAGATTTTTTCGAGATCTTGCCAACAGCTGATAAATTACTGCCTGTTTTACCAATATTATATATTTTAGGCGGAAATGTAGTACTAAATATGGCAACTGGTTTTAATACCGAAATTATTGCCTACTCAAAATTTTACCGTTTTAATTTAGTAGCCATTTTATTGTTGGCAGTTGTAAATATTGGACTGAATTATTACATTTTAACTCAAACCAGTTTCGGAATCATTGGTGTAGCATACGCATCGTTTTTTGCATTACTTGTTTTTAATGCTAGTAAAATGTGGTTTATTTACAAAAAGTTTGGTTTGCTGCCCATAAATACCAAGTACTTAAAAACAATAGCAAGTAGTGTTTTGTTAATTGCTGTTGCATATAGCTTGCCTTTAGATGTTTTTAAAAGATTTGATTTTATTGTTCGTTGCACTTTTTTTGTAACAGCATTTACATTGCTTGTTTATCTCACTGGTTGGGTTCCCGAATTAAACCAAAATATTAGTAAAATTAAAAATCGCGTGTTTAAAAAGTAG
- a CDS encoding class I SAM-dependent methyltransferase, with translation MYEKTYPKQRFKITMDFLLEHISKDAKILDLGVENPLSKLMKEDGFNVQNTTGEDLDENQEALKQTDYDVLTAFEIFEHLLNPYTVLKNCKAQKIVISIPLRLWFSPAYRSKTDVWDRHYHEFEDWQLDWLIEKCGYKITARKKWAHAVNKIGIRPLLRKFTPRYYMILAEKM, from the coding sequence ATGTACGAAAAAACCTATCCCAAACAACGCTTTAAAATTACTATGGATTTTTTATTAGAACACATTTCTAAAGATGCAAAAATTTTAGATTTAGGTGTAGAAAATCCGCTTTCTAAGTTGATGAAGGAAGACGGTTTTAATGTGCAGAATACTACCGGAGAAGATTTAGACGAAAATCAGGAAGCGTTAAAACAAACAGATTATGACGTATTAACTGCTTTTGAAATTTTTGAACATTTGTTGAATCCGTACACTGTTTTAAAAAATTGTAAGGCACAAAAAATTGTAATTTCGATTCCGTTGCGTTTGTGGTTTTCGCCGGCTTATCGCAGTAAAACAGATGTTTGGGACAGACATTATCACGAGTTTGAAGACTGGCAATTGGACTGGCTGATTGAAAAATGTGGATACAAAATTACGGCTCGCAAAAAATGGGCACATGCTGTAAATAAAATCGGCATTCGACCATTGCTGCGAAAGTTTACTCCGCGTTATTATATGATTTTGGCAGAAAAAATGTAG
- a CDS encoding glycosyltransferase family 2 protein, which translates to MKIYCVIPTYNEEAFIAQTLHSLVQQTVVPDKIVVVNDNSTDRTAEIIADFEQKYANISQVFNESENKHLPGSKVIRAFNKGFETLDDLFDIIVKLDADLILPPNYFERIIETFNKNNQIGMVGGFAYIEKNNEWILESLTDKDHIRGAFKAYRKECFEQIGGLKPAMGWDTVDELLCRFYNWQIITLPDLKVKHLKPTGATYDQSARYKQGEAFYTLGYGFWITAIASIKLALRKQKPLLFIDYLKGFFKAKQAKKPLLVTKEQAKFIRNYRWKKMKEKLF; encoded by the coding sequence ATGAAGATTTATTGCGTTATTCCCACTTACAACGAAGAAGCTTTTATTGCCCAAACATTACATTCGTTGGTTCAGCAAACCGTTGTACCCGATAAAATTGTGGTGGTAAACGATAATTCTACCGATAGAACTGCTGAAATTATTGCCGATTTTGAACAAAAGTACGCGAATATTTCTCAGGTTTTTAACGAGTCTGAAAACAAGCATTTACCCGGAAGCAAGGTTATTAGAGCATTTAACAAAGGTTTTGAAACGTTAGACGATTTGTTTGATATTATTGTAAAATTAGATGCCGATTTGATTCTTCCCCCCAATTATTTTGAACGAATTATTGAAACATTCAACAAAAACAACCAAATTGGAATGGTTGGTGGTTTTGCGTATATCGAAAAAAACAACGAATGGATTTTAGAGAGTTTAACCGATAAAGATCATATTCGCGGTGCTTTTAAAGCTTATAGAAAAGAATGTTTCGAGCAAATTGGTGGATTAAAACCTGCTATGGGTTGGGATACGGTTGACGAATTATTGTGCCGTTTTTACAATTGGCAAATTATTACTTTACCCGATTTAAAAGTTAAACACCTAAAACCCACAGGAGCTACCTACGATCAATCGGCCCGATACAAACAAGGCGAAGCTTTTTACACTTTGGGTTACGGCTTTTGGATTACAGCCATTGCAAGTATAAAGTTAGCTCTACGCAAACAAAAACCTTTACTTTTTATTGATTATTTAAAAGGATTTTTTAAAGCAAAACAGGCTAAAAAACCTTTATTAGTTACCAAAGAACAAGCTAAATTTATACGAAATTATCGCTGGAAAAAGATGAAAGAGAAGTTGTTTTAG
- a CDS encoding glucosyltransferase domain-containing protein, translating to MKIKEFNELLKDKRSLNLTLIISVFYVLPLLIANVYYSDDHSRILFGHGWNHDARFVNNWITKITSFSNFTFSLYPYSLILSALVLGFTGYVLCEIWGIEKERKFKWSSLLLLISPFYLANLPYRYDVFFMSLSIFFMVVPFVFFFNKKRFVTVSGICFFLTLGLFQPSVSIFFSLGIVYLYNYFEKNELKNLIISFLLMILSFAIGGLLYYLTKTVLNLGVNDYRMELILLQPGFKQVIIEKFLVFLEIWSLLYNNKFYYILLISFLLLPIISLIDLFFEKKTFFYIIKALIGRFLLILTALILILGPNLFIKAEYLPLRALPGLGAFMFSMVYFSRNIKGVFFRIFRILMMLNTIFCFNLMTQTSNALQFQKEYQEMFVYDLNSVVRTYHIKKMMFKGDISYARKSYKILEQFPFIKTIVLKEIGQNAWFSKDVISFSGLQETIEFIPYTELKKESELIFKSYVYNLYKIENGFFMIEFN from the coding sequence ATGAAAATAAAAGAATTCAACGAACTCTTAAAAGATAAAAGATCATTGAATCTTACGTTGATTATAAGTGTGTTTTATGTTTTACCATTATTAATTGCAAATGTTTATTATAGTGATGATCATTCAAGAATTCTGTTTGGACATGGTTGGAATCACGATGCCCGATTTGTAAATAATTGGATTACAAAAATAACATCATTTTCTAATTTCACATTTAGCCTATATCCTTACAGCCTTATTTTGTCTGCCTTGGTATTAGGATTTACCGGATATGTTTTATGTGAAATATGGGGTATTGAAAAGGAGAGGAAGTTTAAATGGTCTTCGTTATTACTATTAATTTCGCCTTTTTATTTGGCTAATCTTCCTTATAGATATGATGTGTTCTTTATGTCGTTGTCTATTTTTTTTATGGTTGTTCCGTTTGTGTTTTTTTTCAATAAGAAACGTTTTGTTACAGTTTCCGGTATTTGCTTTTTTTTAACCTTAGGTTTGTTTCAACCATCTGTTTCCATATTTTTTTCTTTAGGAATTGTTTACTTATATAATTATTTTGAAAAAAATGAATTAAAGAATCTTATCATTAGTTTTTTATTGATGATATTATCTTTTGCAATAGGTGGTTTGCTTTATTATTTAACAAAAACAGTGTTAAACCTTGGGGTGAATGATTATAGAATGGAACTCATCCTATTACAGCCGGGTTTTAAACAAGTGATTATAGAAAAATTCCTGGTATTCTTAGAAATTTGGAGTTTGTTGTATAACAATAAATTCTATTATATTTTACTGATCTCCTTTTTACTATTACCCATTATATCTCTTATTGATTTATTTTTTGAAAAGAAAACATTTTTTTATATCATAAAAGCACTCATTGGGCGATTTTTATTAATACTAACCGCACTAATATTAATTTTAGGACCCAATTTATTTATTAAAGCCGAATATCTTCCGTTAAGAGCATTGCCCGGACTTGGAGCTTTTATGTTTTCAATGGTCTATTTTTCAAGAAATATTAAGGGAGTTTTTTTTAGAATATTTAGAATTTTAATGATGTTAAATACTATATTCTGTTTTAATTTAATGACTCAGACTTCTAACGCCTTACAGTTTCAAAAAGAATATCAGGAAATGTTTGTGTACGATTTAAATTCGGTTGTACGAACTTATCATATAAAAAAAATGATGTTTAAGGGAGATATAAGTTATGCACGAAAATCATATAAAATTTTAGAACAGTTTCCTTTTATAAAAACGATTGTTTTAAAAGAAATTGGTCAGAATGCTTGGTTTTCAAAAGATGTTATTTCGTTTAGCGGATTACAGGAAACAATTGAATTTATACCCTATACAGAGCTGAAAAAAGAATCAGAATTAATCTTTAAATCGTACGTTTATAATTTGTATAAAATTGAGAATGGCTTTTTTATGATTGAGTTTAACTAA
- a CDS encoding glucosyltransferase domain-containing protein, with product MEIRNHFFKSQIWFNKLSYKKIVLILFVASFFYILPVILANTFYIDDMNRTVEGYNWNRDGRFISSKLMHLLSNQSRVVYSLFPYSTIFSTFLLSLSGFILSYILGIRDKIQLTFSGLIIATCPFLLEILTYKFDCLPISLSIFCAVLPFIWYKHKIKFFITSFLFLFLIFGFYQTTALSYAIILCVFLIKDVWTNQYKQILINGSLALVSFVLAFLFYQFCLKQSGITMVDTQRSEFIFGNPDFYNLLKQRWNGFKDLLFSLIKSSYNISLIIACIAVVSGLGAFLYVKRNSNRTILNILLTVFLVLFIVLLAVSINLVVMEPRWSPRSLIGFSFVLLLLFYAVIQLPKKFQLTGYFAFLPLFFYSFVISSQLGIFLKNQDEYSDFIISMVAPEILKHNDLKLVIDGQIQYAPRNATVNYGTMPFIYKLAPLYENYSFYWGIIRMNKFGIMSNTYVFGEEREHVVSNKENLPIIQQNKYYTLRIQPPYALIEFH from the coding sequence ATGGAAATTAGGAATCATTTTTTTAAAAGTCAAATTTGGTTTAATAAATTATCATATAAAAAGATTGTTTTAATTCTTTTTGTAGCCAGTTTCTTTTATATTTTGCCGGTAATTTTGGCAAATACGTTTTATATTGACGATATGAACCGAACGGTTGAAGGATACAATTGGAATAGAGACGGCAGATTTATCTCATCAAAACTAATGCACTTACTTTCAAATCAAAGTAGGGTGGTATACAGTTTGTTTCCATATTCTACTATTTTCAGTACTTTTTTATTAAGCTTAAGCGGCTTTATATTAAGTTACATTTTAGGTATTCGCGATAAAATTCAGTTAACTTTCTCGGGTTTAATAATAGCTACTTGTCCGTTTTTATTAGAAATATTAACCTATAAGTTTGATTGTTTACCCATTTCGCTTTCCATATTTTGTGCTGTATTACCATTTATCTGGTATAAGCACAAAATAAAGTTTTTTATAACCAGCTTCTTATTTTTGTTTTTAATTTTCGGTTTTTATCAAACTACTGCACTTTCTTATGCAATTATTCTGTGTGTTTTTTTAATTAAAGATGTTTGGACCAATCAGTATAAACAAATTTTAATCAACGGAAGCTTAGCCTTGGTAAGTTTTGTTTTAGCTTTTTTGTTTTATCAATTCTGTCTAAAACAATCGGGAATTACGATGGTTGATACCCAACGAAGTGAATTTATTTTCGGCAATCCGGATTTTTATAATTTATTAAAACAACGATGGAATGGGTTTAAAGACCTGTTGTTTAGTTTAATAAAATCGTCTTATAATATTTCGTTAATAATAGCTTGTATTGCCGTAGTTTCAGGCTTAGGGGCTTTTTTATATGTTAAAAGAAACAGTAACAGAACTATTTTAAATATTTTGCTTACTGTATTTTTGGTGCTGTTTATAGTTTTGTTGGCAGTAAGTATAAATTTAGTGGTTATGGAACCACGTTGGAGTCCGCGGAGTTTAATAGGTTTTTCTTTTGTTTTACTACTCTTGTTTTATGCTGTAATACAACTTCCTAAAAAATTTCAGTTAACAGGGTACTTTGCTTTCTTGCCATTGTTTTTCTATTCTTTTGTAATTTCGTCGCAATTGGGTATTTTTCTTAAAAATCAAGACGAATATTCAGATTTTATAATCTCTATGGTAGCTCCTGAAATCCTAAAACACAATGATTTAAAGTTAGTGATCGACGGACAAATTCAATACGCGCCACGAAACGCAACTGTGAATTACGGTACAATGCCTTTTATTTATAAATTGGCACCGCTCTATGAAAATTATAGTTTTTATTGGGGAATTATCCGTATGAATAAATTCGGTATAATGTCAAATACGTATGTTTTTGGAGAAGAAAGAGAGCATGTTGTATCAAACAAAGAAAATTTACCCATAATACAGCAAAATAAATATTACACTTTGCGAATACAACCACCGTATGCGTTAATAGAGTTTCATTAA